One Nonomuraea angiospora DNA segment encodes these proteins:
- a CDS encoding AAA family ATPase, giving the protein MTQYNYQDHFEQTAQPYQQQGFEQSYQQPAQQGLEQPYQQPQQSAQLAGQFAQRFQLLAGNIERIIRGKHEAIELALICLFSEGHLLVEDVPGTGKTTLARSLAASVDAEWRRIQFTPDLLPSDITGVSIFNQAHQKFEFHHGPVFANIVLADEINRASPKTQAALLEVMEERRVTVDAEPHPVPRPFMVVATQNPVDMDGTYPLPEAQLDRFLMKISVGYPDHVSEVEVLKGMPTGPQVERLPVVARSSDVAGMIDFASRIHVADAVYDYIVALCSATRTSPHLRLGASPRGSLALLRAARVKAAAAGRHYVVPEDVKALAAPVLAHRLILTPEAELREVTAAAALGEILAGMPVPQAA; this is encoded by the coding sequence TTGACCCAGTACAACTACCAGGACCACTTCGAGCAGACCGCGCAGCCGTACCAGCAGCAGGGGTTCGAGCAGTCCTACCAGCAGCCGGCCCAGCAGGGGCTGGAACAGCCCTACCAGCAGCCGCAGCAGAGCGCGCAGCTGGCCGGGCAGTTCGCGCAGCGCTTCCAGCTGCTCGCCGGCAACATCGAGCGCATCATCCGGGGCAAGCACGAGGCGATCGAGCTGGCGCTGATCTGCCTGTTCTCGGAGGGGCACCTGCTCGTCGAGGACGTGCCCGGCACCGGCAAGACCACGCTGGCCAGGTCGCTCGCGGCCAGCGTGGACGCCGAGTGGCGGCGCATCCAGTTCACCCCTGACCTGCTGCCCAGCGACATCACCGGCGTGTCGATCTTCAACCAGGCGCACCAGAAGTTCGAGTTCCACCACGGGCCCGTCTTCGCGAACATCGTGCTCGCCGACGAGATCAACCGCGCCTCGCCGAAGACCCAGGCCGCGCTGCTGGAGGTCATGGAGGAGCGCCGGGTCACGGTGGACGCCGAGCCGCATCCGGTGCCCAGGCCGTTCATGGTGGTGGCCACGCAGAACCCGGTCGACATGGACGGCACGTACCCGCTGCCCGAGGCCCAGCTCGACCGCTTCCTGATGAAGATCTCCGTCGGCTACCCCGACCACGTCTCCGAGGTGGAGGTGCTCAAGGGCATGCCGACGGGGCCGCAGGTCGAGCGGCTGCCGGTGGTGGCGCGGTCGTCGGACGTGGCCGGGATGATCGACTTCGCCTCCCGGATCCACGTGGCCGACGCCGTGTACGACTACATCGTCGCGCTGTGCTCGGCCACCCGTACCAGCCCTCACCTGCGGCTCGGGGCCAGCCCCCGGGGCAGCCTGGCGCTGCTGCGCGCCGCCAGGGTCAAGGCCGCCGCGGCCGGCCGGCACTACGTCGTGCCGGAGGACGTGAAGGCGCTGGCCGCGCCCGTGCTGGCGCACCGGCTGATCCTCACGCCCGAGGCCGAGCTGCGCGAGGTCACCGCCGCGGCCGCGCTCGGCGAGATCCTCGCCGGGATGCCGGTGCCGCAGGCGGCGTAG